A region of Deinococcus cellulosilyticus NBRC 106333 = KACC 11606 DNA encodes the following proteins:
- the thrS gene encoding threonine--tRNA ligase, with protein sequence MHVVLPDGKKLEFDHAANGLEVAAAIGPRLAQDAVAIKVQGELKDLLSPLEDGADVSIVTKKNIEEIPGFFRHTLAHVMAQAVREFYGARGHEANTIKMGVGPAIENGFYYDFDLPEPLRAEDLPEIEKIMNDIITRDLKLSRKEVTRAEALQEFGYDPYKVELINDLPEDEVLTFYVQEGFTDLCRGPHVPRTGVIPRHFKLMSTSGAYWRGSEKNPMMQRVYGVAFGTKQELDNYLHMLEEAKRRDHRKIGKDLELFFTSEVIGPGLPLWLPNGATIRRELERFIVDLELRQGYQHVYTPQMAKTELYKISGHWDHYQEDMFPVMKIDQEELVLRPMNCPHHIQIYKHTQRSYRDLPIKIAELGTMYRFEQSGELTGLSRVRSMTLNDAHIFVRPDQIQAEFKKVVELVRDVYEILGFKEYKWRLSLRDPEDTEKYFQDDEMWNSAEAQLRQALDDMGLEYYESPGDAAFYGPKLDVQVKSALGKDETISTVQLDFLLPQKFELEYVNEESGRSRPVMIHRGIISTMERMTAFLIENCAGDFPFWLAPEQVRVVPIADRHLEYAQQVEAELRKHDLRAKVDDGGERMNAKIRNAELRKVPFVLIVGDQEAEKQELSVRERHKGERKNVPLAELVQELAGRYRNRTL encoded by the coding sequence ATGCACGTTGTGCTCCCCGATGGAAAAAAACTGGAATTTGACCATGCCGCAAATGGTCTGGAGGTGGCTGCGGCCATCGGTCCCAGACTGGCGCAGGATGCTGTTGCCATCAAGGTTCAGGGTGAACTGAAAGACCTGCTCTCCCCTCTTGAAGATGGTGCCGATGTCAGCATCGTCACCAAGAAGAACATCGAGGAAATCCCTGGCTTCTTCCGCCACACCCTGGCCCACGTGATGGCCCAGGCGGTGCGCGAGTTTTATGGTGCCCGTGGTCATGAAGCAAACACCATCAAGATGGGTGTGGGACCCGCCATCGAGAACGGCTTTTACTATGACTTCGATCTTCCCGAACCCCTGAGGGCAGAAGACCTTCCCGAAATCGAGAAGATCATGAACGACATCATCACCCGCGACCTGAAACTGTCCCGCAAGGAAGTGACTCGCGCTGAGGCCCTGCAGGAATTCGGGTATGACCCTTACAAGGTCGAACTGATCAACGACCTTCCCGAAGACGAAGTGCTGACCTTCTACGTGCAGGAGGGTTTCACGGACCTTTGCCGTGGCCCTCACGTGCCCAGAACGGGCGTGATTCCCCGTCACTTCAAGCTGATGTCCACCAGTGGGGCGTACTGGAGGGGCAGCGAAAAGAACCCCATGATGCAGCGCGTCTACGGGGTGGCTTTCGGGACCAAACAGGAACTCGACAATTACCTGCACATGCTGGAAGAGGCCAAGCGCCGCGACCACCGCAAGATCGGCAAGGACCTGGAACTGTTCTTCACCAGTGAAGTGATCGGTCCGGGTCTCCCCCTGTGGCTTCCCAACGGGGCCACCATCCGCCGTGAACTGGAACGCTTCATTGTGGATCTGGAGCTGCGTCAGGGCTACCAGCACGTGTACACCCCCCAGATGGCCAAGACCGAGCTTTACAAGATCTCGGGGCACTGGGACCACTACCAGGAGGACATGTTCCCGGTGATGAAGATCGACCAGGAAGAACTGGTGCTTCGCCCGATGAACTGCCCCCACCACATCCAGATCTACAAGCACACCCAGCGTTCCTACCGGGACCTCCCCATCAAGATTGCCGAACTCGGGACCATGTACCGCTTCGAGCAGTCTGGAGAACTCACCGGTCTGAGCCGCGTACGCTCCATGACCCTGAATGACGCCCACATCTTTGTGCGCCCCGACCAGATCCAGGCGGAATTCAAGAAAGTCGTGGAACTGGTGCGTGACGTGTACGAGATTCTGGGTTTCAAGGAGTACAAGTGGAGGCTGTCCCTGCGCGATCCAGAAGACACCGAAAAGTACTTCCAGGACGATGAAATGTGGAACAGCGCCGAGGCACAGCTCCGTCAGGCCCTGGACGACATGGGTCTCGAATACTACGAGTCTCCCGGCGACGCAGCCTTCTATGGCCCCAAGCTGGACGTGCAGGTGAAGAGTGCCCTGGGCAAGGACGAGACCATTTCCACCGTTCAGCTGGACTTCCTGCTGCCCCAGAAGTTTGAACTCGAATACGTGAACGAGGAATCGGGCCGCTCCAGACCCGTGATGATCCACCGGGGCATCATCTCAACGATGGAACGCATGACCGCCTTCCTGATCGAGAACTGCGCCGGAGATTTCCCCTTCTGGCTTGCCCCCGAGCAGGTTCGCGTGGTCCCCATCGCAGACCGTCACCTCGAATACGCCCAGCAGGTCGAGGCAGAGCTGCGCAAGCACGACCTCCGCGCAAAAGTGGACGATGGCGGCGAACGCATGAACGCCAAGATCCGCAACGCTGAACTCCGCAAGGTGCCCTTCGTGCTGATCG